The genome window AAAGGCGGTACACCGCGTAAATCTACTAACTACATTATTCTAGTTAAATGTTACACTATATTTCATTTTCTGGCACATTCCAATATCTCATGCAGCCAGGTAGTGATAACAAAACTACTAGTAACAGCAATAATAACAACAGCTGTCAGTGACTGTAGACTCCCACTCATATTTCTCAGAACATGGGGAAACCCAGCACTCAGGATAATCATGTAGGAGGTCCAAGATTTTGCTGACTCTCTTCCTTGTCTGAAAGTAGGACCAGTAGTTCTTAAGTTatgtgtgcagacacacacacacacacacagagagagagagagagagagagagagagagagagagagagagagagagagagagacggggaaaAACAGGTGGACCCAATTGCAATACCCTAGacccagggtttccgttgtctgGTAAttggacattggccggaaaaaaaatgaaaattgacaaaattaaatctctccggtcaaattgtccgaatAATAAACCCGCCCCCCTAACACaatgaatttgagaataagcctaaaatgtaggcctatactaaagCAAGAATACACCATCCTTTGGCTATCTTTTAAaggaacaggctctaccgttaccatatgctgcatttcaaataaagTGCACGTTTAAAATGTCTGTTATAAACAACAAACGAATGAGTGagacggttcaaacatggccaggcccaggcagactagccttaaaagcttttttcagaggccagacgcaaTGGATGATGGTAAATCGGTAAcgcctgaagcctcagatgtccggtcagctCCACCCCCACCAGAGAAAAAGCCAAAGTGTCAGGCGTATCGGTCAGAATCAGTGAAGTGGAGGTGTAGGGGGTGCGGCCGTACCAAGACACTTGTCATTTTCCGTGTagacagacccatggctacactggacatacaactgtgttctgttcccagagcatgCTTTCCCTGTCTATGACCGCggataatttgcggcacaacagAATGGTATCATGGAACcgcagacaaaaagaaaaagaaactaaacattttccagatttaGTGTTTAGTGTAtttagtgttatcaaataaagaggcgtagcattagggggtagtggtgtgagcgctcattcaatgtgtgtgcgcatctgcgcaagtgaaactgttgAACCACTGGAAATAACgtggtagcagcaacaaacaacataTTTAATACAACGAACAAAGCGGATTCTTGCTGtacatgaaaacagcatagaaaCTGGCTAGATCTTTAAATTAATTGACACAAGTTAAGCATGTTTAAATTAGGCTAataaacatgttgcattctacaCAGCCTGATtgtgtcattctttaagctataGCCTGCCTGTCttcagttttcctcaacttgactaattaagaagcgataggatatttgaccggcacaTCATCAAAATGTCTGGACCAGTGACCGGCACCACTTTTTTCAAGCGGAAATGCTGCCTAGACATCTGAAAGGGGGGTGAGGGTACAACAAAACATTTAATACAGTATATGCAAACTAAGCCAGAGGGTAAAACACATAGTAGGTTTAAATAGAAGGTGGTGGTAGCGCAGTGGCTAGCTGgtctagcatgcagtagcctggccctcgtaatataattgacatgtgtaagtcactttagataaaaaaagtgcctgctaaatgaataaatataaatgaaGAAATGTAAAAGACAAATCAATGAATCATTTTGTGCGGATGCAGCAACAGGTCTTGCTCACCTCTGACGATGTTCTGGTAATAAATATAGACGTGTTGGTCACGGTCACTGCGGCACTGCTCGTGGTTGAAGCCCAGGGCGTGCAGGAGCTCATGCTGAATCACCATGTGGTACACACACCCCCGTCGATCCAGGGACAAAATCTGTTCTCCACCTCTACGCCCCACGAAGGACCAGCACCTGCACCATCAACACGACCATCAGTGGGAAACAACAGACTTTCCTTTCAATTATTCAAAATGCAAGAATCAAAAATCATTGCAATGCTATTTTTCTGATGCGGAAacaatgtactgtacagtatattgcaCCACATTTGGGAACTCTTAGATTAAAAGGTCACTTATGAAGACTgaggatgttttttttccttcattacTGATTTGTCTTGTGAACTCAAAATAAAAATTCtcgattgaatttgatggaaaATCTAAATTCACCAAGTTGTGCATTATTGTGACATTTGCTGCGTATTAGGCACAGTACCCTGAGCGTGACTGGATGTGCACATAGTCTCTCTCCCTTGTGCGTCGTCGGAAGCGGATACAGGTGGACTGGGCAAAAGACTGCAGGCCCCTCTCAATGGTGGCTCTTTCACGGGACGCTTTAAGGAAGAACGGCAAAGATAAAGATAAggataaagataaagataaagataaagaaGAGACACCATAGATAAAGATTAGATAAAtctgacaaaagtgtttgttaTTAGAATCACTAACTGTAcctttaaaggtgccctgccacacaaaaccgttttttaatatgtgtttgtgctatgtcgtgaatgtgaaaataaacagcTACTGTACATCCTCTGTCAGCTttagccactgaaaagaaataagcagagaaattaggccaattgcaaaagctcttcagattgacgtggaattgatgagctcattactattcatgagctcgCCCAGTTGAGACCGCACCCACAAAATTCGTTTAGCTCTGTGACAGTTttcgtaggcctatgcaaggatggctgaatgtcaacggacttgtgcgctatgcatgaatagaacttcaacaatgcattttgcccaagaacccagacttgaggatcaaatgaccttagtttattttttggagCAATGCTacaggctttgcaaaaaggttgctgttgaagcctggagcagtaggctaccatcGCAGCAGTCTACGATCAGTGCCCGTAGTAAAAcgttattgtcaactcaaggaaggGGTTTAATGAAttcgctagcctagcaggttttatttatgcacgtttggacaatgctagcactcgctagccaagctaagttcatgccatgaagctaaaattagttgataatggctgtcatgttatggacgaaacctactagctggtagccaatcagagtcaagcagcttagctcgttgaatattaatgagaactggcgcaaatcgagctgagtcttcatgcaggctttaaataccacgctagaatggcttgaaacaaggtaaccaaggcatgttattagggttgccacctgtccaggattttcctgattgtcccGGATTTGTCCCGGTCTGTCCAggaaaattaaaattaaaatcctggacactgaatgACACTACACCTCACATTGCTACATTTGGTTTTTCTTACAGACTGAATGACACTACACCTCACATTGCTACATCTGGTTATTCTTACAGACTGAATGACACTACACCTCACATTGCTACATCTGGTTATTCTTACAGACTGAATGACACTACACCTTACATCTCTTACAGACTGAATGACACTACACCTCACATTGCTACATCTGGTTATTCTTACAGACTGAATGACACTACACCTCACATTGCTACATCTGGTTATTCTTACAGACTGAATGACACTACACCTCACATCGCTACATCTGGTTATTCTTACAGACTGAATGACACTACACCTCACATCGCTACATTTGGTTCTTACAGACTGAACAAtgacattatttgtttttattccaCATAAGCAAAGAAGCAGAACCTAATGATGTatcccccttttttctcaatactgcccccaggtgtccacaactaaaaactgttgaaaatataacaaaataataaaggtctgctattaaataaagcaattaactaaacaaataactagaaattgtcattcttactaattttagctatacaattgtcgcttagaatgacggtttttatcttgggttagatgtgcgaaaggcgccgttgcttacaaacaaaaaggtcgattggatggtcaaaatgtccaggatttttgtcagacacaggtggcaaccctgcATGTTATCCACATAAAATGTTACAGTgtccatggtagaacttcagacattaccacaaagtaatgaaatacgtgtggcagggcatcttttaaataaatgtaatatcTGTCCAATGAAAGATGACCCTTACAGAATCACTAACTGTACCTCTAAATAAATGTAATATCTGTCCAATGAAAGATGACCCTTACAGAATCACTAACTGTACCTCTAAATAAATGTAATATCTGTCCAATGAAAGATGACCCTTACAGTACTGGTTGGAGATGTAGTAAGGCACGTAGACTAAGCCGTCCCGGGCACGAGGCCACTTGCAGCCACGCGAGGTGCAGGGGTCAGCGTTCTGGAACCCAGTGTACACTGCGATATCACCCTCTGTGATCTCTGGGTCATCAAGCGCTTGCCCtgaaattgaaataaataaaacagaattaTTTAAACAAGCAATTAAGTAAACATACAAGTAATTTAAGACATACAGGAGATTTAATATAGTTGTTAGGCTTATGTGTAGTTAAAATGGTAATGGAACTGATTCTTTGGGTTATATAGTACAGTATCATATATGTTTAATTCTACCTTAATAATCATGAGTGACCTGTAGTTAGAGGAGTTTTTTTCTGAGGTGCAACACTTTCTTACCTGCATTCTTGCTGGCCCTTTCAATCAGACCAGACACGGTGTACTTCTCCTCCTCAGGGATATCGTCTAAATCATAAAataacactattatttacagcAGATTTAATGTAATATCTACTTGTTAGGCCTATGTGTGGTCGAAATGGTCTTGGACTTTGGGCTCCTTTTACATAATATTTAGGTTATAAATATTGATATGTGATGTTTAGTTCTATATCCCGATAATCAGTAATGTATAATGAGAGGATTTCTTTTGAGACATGCAACTATTCTTTACCTTCCTTCTTGTCAGCAGCCCTTTCAATCAGATTGGACACTACGTTATCCTCCTCTGAGAACTTGTCTAAAGTTAAAAATAGCA of Alosa alosa isolate M-15738 ecotype Scorff River chromosome 14, AALO_Geno_1.1, whole genome shotgun sequence contains these proteins:
- the LOC125307601 gene encoding low choriolytic enzyme-like, which codes for MDTSAVILLVLLLGTLNTVQCQYEEAKSEDVEEGGPLGLRRDKFSEEDNVVSNLIERAADKKEDDIPEEEKYTVSGLIERASKNAGQALDDPEITEGDIAVYTGFQNADPCTSRGCKWPRARDGLVYVPYYISNQYSSRERATIERGLQSFAQSTCIRFRRRTRERDYVHIQSRSGCWSFVGRRGGEQILSLDRRGCVYHMVIQHELLHALGFNHEQCRSDRDQHVYIYYQNIVRGLAYAFNKINTNNLGTPYDYGSVMHYGRYAFSANRQPTIVPIPNANVQIGRATQMSRMDILRVQRLYGCSM